The segment ATGTGTGTTTATTCCGTTTGTGTTCCCGCTCCTTTAACAGCCCGCCTGCAGGTTTAACTGAAAGCAGCAGCTTGTATTAGAGGCTAGGTGGCTAACGGCTAATCCTGATCAGCTGATTATCGGAGGAGTTTCAGGTGATTAAAGGTGATGTTCTGGTGTTAAGAAGATGTCAGCTGTGTTATCACACTAACATCCCTTTAATATATGTAGATAGAGGAGACTAAACTAGCTGTGTGAAAGAGAAACTGTTATTTATATCAGCTGATGTCTAATACAGTCTAGAACTGAAGTTGGCATGTTATTCGTAGCTTCCGCTCTGACTGTTTTGGAAACAAGATCCTGATCCCGAATCACTAAGACTAGACCTCTCAGATCTGGATTAGATTATCTCAGAGAGTCTGCATACATCTAAAAGCACAGTTTGAGATTCATGAAACCTTTACTCCATTTATTAAAATGTAAGAATGGTTAATTTTACTGCTTTCTTTCAGGCTAGACCACAttggaccaggtcctgatccagaaccactaAACCTAGACTTCTCAGATCTGTATTAGTTTATCTCAGAGAGGCTTCAtactcttttaaatcacagtttcAGATTAATTAAacctttattctatttattaaaAAGCAAGAATGGGTGATTTCCCTGCTTTTTCATGCTAAACCACATTGATccaggtcctgatccagaacTGGAATACCTAGACCTCTCAGAACTGGATCTAAATAATTCTAGAGAGGCTTAAGACTTGTTCAAATGCAGTTTTAGATTAATGAAccctttattctatttttgaaAATGCAAGAAAGTGTGATtttattggggtttttttttcaatctagACCACATTGGACCAagtcctgatccagaaccactaTACCTAGACTTTGAGAACTGGCCTAGGTGATCTCAGTGAGGCTTCAGGGTCTTAAACatacattttcagatttttaaaacctTGAAGTTATTAGTGTGAAGGCAAATAAAAGCGAtttcactactttttttttcacctagACCACATTGGACCGGGTCCTGATCCAGAACACGAATACCTAGATGTCTCAGATCTGGCCTAAATATTTCTAGAGAGGCTAGAGactctttaaaacactttttcaGATTGATGAaacatttaatctgtttttttaaatgcaagaATGTGGAATTTCACCTCTTTTTTTCAGTCTAGACCAAATTGGACCTGGTCCTGATCCAGAACAACTATACCTAGACTTGTGAGGTCTGGCTTGGTTTATCTAAAAGAGGCTACAGGCTCTTAATGAATactttcagatttttaaaacctTAAATCTTATCATGCAAAGGCAAATAAGTGCGATTTCACTACTTTTTTTCAATCTAGACCACAATGGACTaggtcctgatccagaaccactaTACCTAGACTTGTGAGACCTGGTCTTAATAATTTTAGAGATGAGATGTTAAACCTTCATCTTGTTTGCATCCCTGTGATCTGCTTTCACTCCAACAGAAAATGGACACACGGTTCACTCGAGGGAAATCCAACATCCTGGAGCGACCTTTGACCCGACCGAAGACCGAGGTCAGCGTGAGCGCCTTCGCCCTCCTGTTCTCAGAGATGGTGCAGTACTGCCAGAGCCGGGTCTACTCTGTGACGGAGCTGCAGACCCGCCTGGCCGACATGGGTCAGAGTGTGGGGGCGAGCATGCTGGACGTGCTCGTGCTGAGAGAGAAGAACGGGAAGAGGGAGACCAAACTGCTCAACATGCTGCTCTTCATCAAGGTAGAGGCACACAAAGGGGGGCGGTCTAGAGTTCTGAACTTTgctgtacactaccagtccaaagtttggacacaacttctcattcaatgtttttatttattttaattattttcaacattgtagattaatactgaagacatcaacactatcaAATAATCTGGTtgtgccataatctggattacaacaggctatccactgtgtactaaccctacctctgaacaactgatggtctcaaacacattaagaagccaagtcattctacaaatgacctcttgacaaggctcatgttcattagaaaccattccaggagaccacttcatgaagcagactaagAGAATACCAAGCATGTGCAAAGTTTTTCCTGTAGGATTTGGTTCACACATGCTCCTCATAGAGGCATCTTCTTGTAACTCTCAGGAGTGCAGCGCTCGTGTGAAAACAGGATGAGTTATAACCTGAGGCTCTTTCTAACCGAGCGTCTTCTCTCCTTCAGGTGAACGTCTGGAAGTCTTTGTTCGGGAAGGAGGCCGACAAACTGGAGCAGGCCAACGACGACGACAAAACCTACTACATCATCGAGAAGGAGCCGCTCATCAACGCCTACATCTCCGTCCCCAAAGAGAACAGCAGCCTGAACTGCGCCGCCTTCACTGCCGGCATCGTGGAGGCCATCCTCACGCACAGCGGCTTCCCCGCCAAGGTGACGGCTCACTGGCACAAAGGCACCACGCTCATGATCAAGTTCAACGAGTCGGTCATCACCAGGGACAAAGCTCTGGACGGGAGATAAGAAGGACTGGAGGGAGGTTGTAGATCTGTGCATTATAAAGGGTTTGATCCAGACTGTGGTGGACCTGGTCTTACAGGAGGACTTGATGTTTGAATTGCTGAATCATCCGGgaccacacagagagaaaacatgcaGCTCTTTGTCTCCTGGTGTCGTAATACTCTGAGGGTTTCTGTAACAAAGAGTTAAACTCACAGAGAGGTCCAGACGTCTTCTCTTCATTCCAGTCCAACAGCTGCGTGTTCAGTCTCTGTGATATAGATTAAcagctcactctctctctgattacatgttttatttgtgcttttattgtatttaatgtgtgtttgcaggaatCAGTATAAACAAGATGATTATCGTTTTTATGTCAggacctttttttctttctgaaaaCTGACTCTGAGACGAAGACAGACGCAGAGTTTCTCTCTGAGATTATGAACAGAACCATGATGTTTGTAGAAAAACTgatttcagatgtttttctaGCTCAAATTAAAATGACACTCCGCTAACACACATCgtttctgtatttattatgGATCTATAACttacatgaaacacaaagatgATGTCTGATCTGATATCTGAAGCAGATACTAATCTCTGATATCATGAAGAAGTGAGTTCACACCTTCATCTTACTCAGGGAAAGTCCTGTAACATTTAAGAGTGATCTTGTTTCATAAAAACATTCCTCCCTCTTTCATGTTTGTCCAGTTGTACTGAAGCTACaaccagttagcttagcttagcttagcgtGAAGTCTGGAAACAGGAAGAACCTGCCTCTCTCTGTGTAAAGGTAAATGACTGTGTGTTATTAGTTAGGCTGGATGTTTCCACTCTCTCAGCTGAGCTGTGCTGAACTTCACAGAGAGGGGGGGGTCAGCAGGTGGTTTTGGAAAAAATgacttaataaaaaaagaaaggatttcTTTTTGTCTGGgtatttgtttttacatcaCATGACCTGTACCTGTTGTGTTAGAGCTGTGTGACGGCTGCAGGtgatcaatcaagctttatttatgtaacacctttcatacaaatcaaatcacttcaaagtgatttacagagactgaaaacaaagaagaaggaaataaataacaaaatgtacatttaaataaaatctacACTTGAAGCAGAGATTAATGCACGCCAACAATTAAATATAAGCAATATAAACAGTTAAAGGTACAAAATTTAAATACCTTTaagcatcaaaataataagaatataaatagttaaatacatttaaaatagttAGGATAGTAAGGATACAagttgaagaaaaataaaactgaatagtcaaataaaaaaacaagtagttaataatataaataattgaaaaagaagaataaGGTTAAGGATAAAAGTTGAAGATAAATAAAGGCACTAATAATAGAactaaaaaagtaaaacaaaattgaaatta is part of the Notolabrus celidotus isolate fNotCel1 chromosome 20, fNotCel1.pri, whole genome shotgun sequence genome and harbors:
- the LOC117832555 gene encoding trafficking protein particle complex subunit 5-like, which codes for MDTRFTRGKSNILERPLTRPKTEVSVSAFALLFSEMVQYCQSRVYSVTELQTRLADMGQSVGASMLDVLVLREKNGKRETKLLNMLLFIKVNVWKSLFGKEADKLEQANDDDKTYYIIEKEPLINAYISVPKENSSLNCAAFTAGIVEAILTHSGFPAKVTAHWHKGTTLMIKFNESVITRDKALDGR